One Terriglobales bacterium genomic region harbors:
- a CDS encoding endo-1,3-alpha-glucanase family glycosylhydrolase, protein MNVGYSSQDPVTLRRQIEKAESMGISGFVVNWYGDRQPYLDRSYALLQQLATETPFKVALMYDESDGDQAQATDDAIAAFDKAYKSYVGPDAAARTAYLTYQGRPVIFVFPKGGHTDWNRIRQHANSWAVPPLLLYKDEPPANESSAFDGEYAWVHPSGSQWSPDGSDWGADYLEAFYKRMLNRHPDKIAVGAAWPGFDDRSAPWSLNRYIDPRCGRTFEDSFRLFRRYYDRSHPLPFLLIATWNDYEEGTAIERGIATCTSGPRNSSAWRANP, encoded by the coding sequence ATGAATGTGGGATATTCCAGCCAGGACCCCGTCACGCTTCGGCGGCAAATAGAAAAAGCTGAGAGCATGGGCATCTCCGGCTTCGTCGTGAACTGGTATGGCGATCGGCAACCCTACCTTGATCGTAGTTATGCTCTCTTGCAGCAGTTGGCAACCGAAACACCGTTCAAGGTCGCTCTTATGTATGACGAGTCGGACGGAGACCAGGCCCAAGCCACCGATGATGCAATCGCAGCGTTCGACAAAGCCTACAAATCCTATGTCGGTCCCGATGCTGCAGCCCGTACCGCCTATCTGACTTATCAGGGACGACCAGTAATCTTTGTTTTCCCAAAGGGCGGCCACACTGATTGGAATCGGATACGCCAACACGCAAATAGCTGGGCCGTGCCCCCGTTATTGCTGTACAAGGATGAGCCTCCTGCAAACGAGAGTAGCGCCTTCGATGGCGAATATGCCTGGGTTCATCCCAGTGGTAGCCAGTGGTCCCCCGACGGCAGCGACTGGGGCGCAGACTACCTCGAGGCGTTTTACAAGCGAATGCTCAACCGTCACCCCGATAAGATCGCGGTCGGCGCAGCTTGGCCGGGCTTTGATGATCGCAGCGCCCCCTGGAGCCTCAACCGCTACATCGACCCGCGCTGCGGACGCACCTTCGAAGATTCCTTTCGCCTCTTTCGCCGCTATTACGACCGTTCCCATCCTTTGCCATTCTTACTGATCGCGACCTGGAACGACTATGAGGAGGGTACGGCTATCGAGCGTGGCATTGCGACTTGCACCTCCGGTCCACGTAATTCCTCTGCCTGGAGGGCTAATCCCTAG